GGGTAATGTTCTCTCCAACATGGGTTGACATCGGAATCTATGTAGGCACATTAGGCTTATTTTTCACTCTCTTCTTACTGTTTGCTAAATTCTTCCCAGTAGTGAACATGGCTGAGGTGAAAACCATCCTGAAATATGGGGTGGATAATGGTCCAACGTACACTGCTAACCATAATCATGGCCATCAAGTAGCTCCAGTTCATCAACCTGTTGCTCCAGCTCTACCAGCTTCAGCACCCGTAAATTATAATAAGCATGACTAAGCGCTTCGCCCTCGGCATATTCGACGACGAGGACGTGCTATTGCACGCCATCGAGAACATTCGCGCCGCTGGGGTTAAGATCCACGATGTGTTCTCGCCTTACCCCGTTCACGGAATTGATGATGCTCTCGGCATTGAGCGCTCACGACTACCTATTGCAGCCTTTTTCTTTGGTTTGACAGGATTGTCGTTTGCCCTCTGGATGCAGATTTATATGTTGGGTTTCGACTGGCCAATGATTATTGGTGGCAAACCTCATATCGCATTACCTGCATTCATTCCTGTAAGTTTTGAAATGACGGTTCTCTTCTGTGCTCATGGCATGGTGATTACCTTTTTTACTATCAGTAAACTATATCCGCGTTGG
The window above is part of the Hymenobacter radiodurans genome. Proteins encoded here:
- a CDS encoding DUF3341 domain-containing protein, which gives rise to MTKRFALGIFDDEDVLLHAIENIRAAGVKIHDVFSPYPVHGIDDALGIERSRLPIAAFFFGLTGLSFALWMQIYMLGFDWPMIIGGKPHIALPAFIPVSFEMTVLFCAHGMVITFFTISKLYPRWKVPVMDVRATDDKFVMAIELKDDASELSRLTQLLRENGATEVNEKEMTQK